The genomic stretch gagccaaaaataatatcgtcaacataaatttgcacaataagaaaattattttcaaaatatttgataaacaatgtagtatcaaccttgcctttggtaaaattatttaaaataagaaaggaactaagcctttcataccaagctctaggagcttgtttcaagccatagagagccttagtcaatttgaatacatgattaggaagaagagaattttcaaatctgggaggttgttcgacatatacttctttggaaataaaaccattcaagaaagtacttttgacatccatttgaaataatttaaaattattactactagcataggcaaggagcatccttatggcttctaatcgagccacgggagcgaaggtttcttcgtaatcgatacattcttcttggttgaaacctttggccactaatctagccttgtttctaaccatgatatcattttcatcttgcttgtttctaaagactcatttagtaccaatgactaaatggtcactaggtctaggaacaagcttccataccttattcctctcaaattgattttaattcctcttgcattgcaataacccaaaaatcatcttttatggcctcgtcaatgcatttaggttcgatttgagaaaggaaggtgacgttaacacaaaaattcttgaaagaggaacgaatttgaaccccttttgatgtatctcctataattagcacctttggatgagcatctatatactttcattccttgggtaaggaaatttcggaagaaggtgcatccaagttgctattttgaggagggggttcatttaaattcaaattatcaaaaccaagatcatcatcaaaatcatttttctttaaattagaaatttcattaaaaactacatgaatagactcttctattactaaggttcttttgttaaaaacccgaaaaaccttagaaacggaagagtaaccaagaaagatgccttcatcggatttagcatcaaattttcctaaggcatccctttcattcaaaataaagcatttacaatcgaaaactttaaaatagaaaatatttgattttttgttattccataattcatagggagtttttgatagggatggtcttattatgaccctattcatgatgtagcaagccgtatttacgggttcggcctaaaaatacttgggtagactatgttcatttaacatagttcttgccatttcttgtaggtttttatttttatttcaactactccattttgttggggattcctcagagtggagaagttatgattgtatccattaacttcacaaaaattttgaaagtcacggttttgaaattcgccaccgtgatcactccgaattgatgaaatcatgaaacctttttcgttttgagtgagtttacaaaatttagagaaacacttgaaacaatcacttttgtgagccaagaaataggtccaagtgtatctagtatagtcatccacaattacaaacgtatatttgcttcctcctagacttgtcgtgtcaattggtccaaataagtctaaatgaatcaattgtaatggtctagtggtgctaatttgagtttttggtttgaaactagtttttatttgtttacctagttgacatgcatcgtatactttgtccttaataaactttatatttggaattcctcgcactaattctctagatgagatcttagatattagttttatgcttgcatggccgagtctcctatgccaaagccaagcatcatcatttaaagcggagaagcacatttcattactcagttcatcaaggttgattgtgtagacattattttgttttaacacaattatagttatgttatggtttggtttttcaataatatacacatttgattcaaatctaacgatataacctttatcgcataattgactaacactcaagagattatgtttcaatccatcaactagtaagacatcatcaatagaaaattttaatttgttacctatggttcccttgccaatgattttgccttggttgttgtctctgaaggtgacgtacccttcttctttgctagtgagcatagagaaatgagatggatctccagtcatatgtcttgagcattcactatctggataccatctcttgctcctagcttgtgatggtgtatgtttctcttctccaatggccattagggtgtaatgagcaacttgctcggtgttggaatcctcttcttcggacgcgcttgaatcatcccacgttgccttgagcgccttcttctttgatgttctctttttggcttgaggacaatcgttcttgtagtgtcccgattttttgcactcatagcaaatcacttggtccttcttgtgttcgaatttattttttgtattattttaaatttgttctttcttaaatattttttaaaattttgagtcaaaagtgcaatgtcattatcactgtcctcatcacttaatgttcctttcaagtggtcttcttgtgatgtgagtgtcatatccttcctgttctttggaagggggttctcgagctcgtcatgagcttgatatgtcatttcgtaggtcattagagacccaataagttcttcaagagggaatgttttaaggtctttggcctcttgaatgaccgtaacttttggatcccaacttttagggagggatcttaagattttagttactaattcaaagttagtaaaatctttaccaagagctttgagtccattgatgacatccgtgaaccgggtgtacatgtctccgatagactcacttggtttcattcggaaaagttcgtaagagtgcacaaggatgttgattttggactctttcactcggctagtgccttcatgagtgacctcaagagttctccaaatatcaaaagccgaatcacaaattgaaacacgattaaattcatttttgtctagtgcacaaaacaaggcattcatagcctttgcgtttaaagcaaaaaccttcttctccgactcattccattcgctcatcggaagagaagattttttaaatccgttttcaacaatagtccaaagctcgaaatccatggaaatgaagaagatcctcatacgagtcttccaataagtataattcgacccattaaacaagggtggacgtgtgatagaatgaccctcatgtatgccggagtaagccatctctcttgggtatcaaaccaaatatgagagtgagcctagctctgataccaattgttaggatcggagcggcactaagaggggggggggggtgaattagtgcagcggattaaaacgtcagttttgacaaatctttcgtacgataaaaaatgaattcggaagtgcttaacttgaaggcgtattcgcaaagttgtgcagcaaaggtaatgaggaaataaagcaagtaagaaggtttgtagtaatgtaaatagcagtaatgaaatgcaaaccagagattacgtcgattttaaagtggttcggtcaaatgacctacatccacttgcgaggcccctcttcgatgagactcccaccttccactagcaaatctcttgaaagggaagggtaaatacccctcttacaactttttacaagcggttcactctcttacagattttcagcaagaaagaaggaggtgaacactagcaaattgaaaacaagactagctaagacttttctaagacctttctctcaatcaattgcttctcaaaaagttgttatctcagctgagatttgaggggtatttataggcctcaagaggattcaaatttgggctccaaaatttgaattctctttggtttccgatgctggcagtgccaccgcctgtcagtgtctgacactgacagtggactagcggtgccactgcccagccaagtggtgccaccgcccagctctcgggtgctgggcggtgcaacccagCATCCTAAtccttaattaggattaggattaagagatataggattatatcttaatcctaatcctaattacatgtgaactatataactaaaaacatcctaagcaagttttcaaccacgaacgtcgagtcttgttccggcgagctttccgacgaacttcttccgacggactcccagcaagctcccgatcttgtgatgactttaacgagtaaccgagccttctcggtgatctccgtgaacctccgacgatctcttcggcgaacttccgacaggttcccgatttcttctcggttggttccggcagcatctccgacgattctttggactcttaaacgtccatcaaacttgactccggtattcttgctttgtgttttctggttattatagttaatcctacacacttaactcaataatatggattagatcaattaacccatcaattgattttatcatcaaaatccaagatttaacacatGTATGGTTGCAAGCCGATACGTGCCGACCCTGACGACGTCGATAACCCAATAAGGTCCTTCCCAGTTGGGGGCGAGCTTGCCGCGCGCccgggtcgggtcgctgacttCGGTCTTGCGTAGGACTAGGTCATGTAACTTAATTGGTCGAGGTCGTATCTTGCGGTTATAGACTCTGGCGACGGTTCTTTTGTAAGAGAGGTCTTTCAGGTGAGTGTCAGCACGTCGCTCTTCGAGCAGGTCGAGGCCGGCTTGTAGTCCTTGGTTCGACGTCCTTTCGTCGTAGTTTTTCGTCCGAGGGGTAGGGAAAACCACTTCGGGGAGCaggacggcctcggtcccgaatGAGAGGCTGTAGGGGGACTCCCTGATTGCGGTTTTGGGGGTGGTCCGTAGGGACCATAGGATACTTGGGAGCTCATCCACCCAAGCCGATCAAGCCGTGGACACTCTCCTCTTGAGCTCGTCCAGAATGGATCGGTTGGTCACCTCGGCCAATCCGTTCATCTGGGGGTGGGCCAtcgagctgaacctcagttgaatcCCATAGTTCGCATAGAACTCTTGGAGCCTCATGCTGGCGAACTGGGATCCGTTGTCCGTGATGATGGTTCTGGCCAAGCCGAACCGAGTCACGATATTTTTCCATACAAACTTCTCCACTTGTCGTTCTGTGATCGTTGCTAGTGGCTTGGCTTCTGCCCACTTGGTGAAGTAATCTACTCCCACGATGATATATCTGCATTGTCCCAAAGCTAGTGGGAAAGGGCCAAGGAGGTCCAATCCCCATTGTGCGAATGGCCACACGCAGTCAATGGGGGCGAGTGGAACCGCAGGCTGCTGGGGGGTTCAGGCGTGCCTCCGGCACGGGTCGCACCGCTGTATGTAAGATATTGCGTCTCGGGACATGGTGGGCCAGTAGTATCCTTGGCAAAGGATTTTATAAGCCAAGGTCCGTCCAGCGATATGCTCACCACAAATCCCCTCATGGACCTCGGTCAGGACAGTCTGAGCCTCTTCAGGCCCGAGGCACCGTAGTAGAGGATGCGAGAAGGACCGCTTGTAGAGTCGTTCATTCACCTCGGAGTACCATGCCTGCATTCGGCGGATGCGCCGAGCCGCCGCCTCATCGGCGGGAAGAATCCCGTCGCGCTTGAAGTGTAGCATATCCTGCACGCATGTGGTATGTGTGTCGGCTGAAGATATAACCGAGACCGAGATGGCGTGAAAGGGGAGCTCTTCAATCTCAGGCTGGGCTTTGGAGTCCGACCTTGAGGCCAGTTTAGCCAGCTCGTCGGCTCGCTCGTTCTGACTCCTTGGCACCCTAGATACCATAAAGTGAGAGAAATTGAAGGCTAGTCTTTTTACCTCTGCCAGGTACTTCACCATGGTTGGTTCCCTGGCCTCGTATCCACCACTGAGTTGCTCAGCCACCAGCTGCGAATCGGTGAGGATGTGGATGGCATTCACCTGCATCTCAAGAGCCAGTCTGAGTCCTGCCAAGAGTGCCTCATATTCGGCTTCGTTGTTGGTTGcttggaacccgaagcggagggagcgttCGAACGAACGCCCATCGGGCGCTGATAACACCAGTCCCACGCCCGCACCACTCGAGGTAGCCGAGCCATCCACGTGCATGATCTACTCTTCCCCAGGCTGCCCGGATCCCTCGTCCTCCATCTGAACGAGTTCTGAGATGAAGTCGGCTATCGACTGGGCTTTGATGGCTGTCCTCAGCACGTACTGTATATCGAACTCTCCAATCTctaccgaccacttgaggagccGACCTACAACAtcgaatttagataaaacttgCCTAAGCAATTGGTCGGTGATTACCTCAATCaggtgggcttggaagtaggggtGCAGTTTCCGAGCCGCCAGCACGAGCGCCAAAGCAAGTCTCTCAATTAGCGGATACCACTTCTCAAGCCCATTCAGGACATGGCTGATATAGTAGACCAGTTGTTGCTTATCGAAGGCTTCTTTGATCAGAACGGAGCTGACCGCATGCCGGGAGGCAGCCAGGTAGATACTGAGTTTTTCCCCGAAAGAGACCGAGGCAaggcgggggaggttggccaagtgtTGTTTGACTTTTCCAAAAGCTTCTTCGCACTGTGCCATCCATTGAAAGTTCTTCGGGTTCTTCAgcgcccggaagaaggggaggcaacgatcACCAGATCGGGATAGAAACTGGGATAAGGCAGCGAGCCTTCCGTTTAGTCGCTGCAAGTCCTTGATTGTCCGAGGGGTTTGCATGTCGATGATCGCctggaccttttccgggttgacgtcgattcctctttcgtgtacgatgaatccgaggaactttcCCGAGTTGATGCCAAAAACACACTTTGCCAGGTTGAGTCACAAACCATACCTCCGTAGTGTGGGAAACGTTTCGGCCAAGTCGGTCAGGTGATCCGTCGTCGCACGactcttcacgatcatgtcgtcgacatagaCCTCGATGTTTCGCCCGATCTGTTGGGCGGACATCTTGTTCATGGCTCTCTGATAGGTAGCACCGACGTTCTTCAGCCCGAACGGCATAACTTTGTAGAAATACACCCCTAGATCAGTGAGGAAAGTCGTGTGCTCTTGGTCCTTGGGCGtcattctgatctggttgtagccggagaaggcaTCCATGAACGAAAGGCGGGCATGCCCGGCGGTTGCGTTGACCAGTTGGTCGATCCtcgggaggggatagcagtcctttgggcatgcacgattgagactggtgtagtcaacacacatcctccagctccgATTATATTTCTTCACCGGGACTACATTAGACAGCCATCGCGGGTACTTGACTTCTTCAATGAAGCATGCTGCCAAGAGTCGCTCCACCTCTTCACGGACAGCCTGTTGTCTATCTGGAGCTTGCTGTTGTGGCTTCTGCTTCACTGGTCGAGCATCGGGCGATATGTTCAGCTCGCGGCACTCCTTAGTATCGTGCCCGCTTTACCGGTGGAAGTGGCAATACTTGGACTGGTCGATGAGTTCTCGCGGGCTTTTCATCGAGTTGGGGGCCCTGAGTAACCCCTTTTCCCTTATTTGGAGAAATATCTCCGTTCGGGATGCGCCCAAAGAGGGCAATGGTCCTCAGCGTCGACGGGTCAGGCCGGTCCATCCTGCGCCTCGGCGCGGCGGACGGTTGTCCCGAGATGGCTCCGGCCTAACCCTCTTGTGCTCCTCCCGCTTCCCGGCCATCCAGGCCTCGGCCGCGATGAACTGGTTCGCACGTTGAAGCATCTAAGGCACCgcagtggggggtcgctccacgagggaccaaaagaatctggaaggtcgcaggcctatcataaacgcctgcatcAACAAAGAGGGATGAGCGTCTGGTAATCCCCGGATTTGTGTTGcaaagcgattcacaaaatgggagaggggctcgtcctctctcTGGTTGCGTCCGAGGAGCAGCGCAACGGAAGGTTTCAGCTGGGCGT from Musa acuminata AAA Group cultivar baxijiao chromosome BXJ1-3, Cavendish_Baxijiao_AAA, whole genome shotgun sequence encodes the following:
- the LOC135636271 gene encoding uncharacterized protein LOC135636271; protein product: MHVDGSATSSGAGVGLVLSAPDGRSFERSLRFGFQATNNEAEYEALLAGLRLALEMQVNAIHILTDSQLVAEQLSGGYEAREPTMVKYLAEVKRLAFNFSHFMVSRVPRSQNERADELAKLASRSDSKAQPEIEELPFHAISVSVISSADTHTTCVQDMLHFKRDGILPADEAAARRIRRMQAWYSEVNERLYKRSFSHPLLRCLGPEEAQTVLTEVHEGICGEHIAGRTLAYKILCQGYYWPTMSRDAISYIQRCDPCRRYIIVGVDYFTKWAEAKPLATITERQVEKFVWKNIVTRFGLARTIITDNGSQFASMRLQEFYANYGIQLRFSSMAHPQMNGLAEVTNRSILDELKRRVSTA